CAGGACCAGGGCGTCGACGAGCATCAGCCGCCATTGCTCGGCGCTGAAGACGGGCATCTGGAGCGTGGGCAACCCGGTCGGGATCTCGCCGATGCGCCGCAGGTCGCTGCCGTCGAGCAGCAGGAGCGAGATCAGGGTGCCGAGCACCAGGGCCAGCAGTTGCGGCGGCAGATAGCTCTTGAGCCGCTTGGGGAAGAAGAGGATGAGCGCCAGGGTCATGAGCGCCAGCCCCGCCTCGGCCGGATCGACCTGTGTGACCAGATCGGGCAGCGAGCGCAGCGTCCCCAGGACACCGCCCGCCGGCGTGGCCTGACCGAGGAAGGGGCCGAGCTGGAGGATGATCATGATGAGCCCGATGCCGGTCATGAAGCCCGAGACCACCGTGTAAGGCATGAGCGTCACGTACTTGCCGAACCTGAGCAGGCCCAGGATGATCTGGAAGACGCCTGCCATCATGACCACGGTGAAGGCCATCGCCAGGCCATGTTCGGGATTGGTGGCGACCAGATTGGCGATGACGGCGGTCATGACCACGGTCATGGGTCCGGTCGGTTCGGAGATGAGCGTGGGTGTGCTGCCGAAGAGCGCGGCGAAGAGTCCGACCAGCACCGCGCCATAGAGTCCGGCGGCGGGTCCGGCCCCGGAGGCCACGCCGAAGGCCAGGGCCATGGGCAGCGCGACCACGGCGGCCGTCATACCACCGAAGAGGTCGCCCCTGAGGTTGTCGAAGCGGATGTCGTTGAGTAGTCGCATGGCTCGGCACCGATGGCTGTTGCATTCAGCCTATCTAAAGCGCCAATGGCCATCGATTCAAAGTGATAATATTGATGAAATACATCGAATATGATCGATGTATCCGAGTAACCGAGGCGATTCCAGCCCGCGCCCGGATCGAGAGCGCGGGTCAGCCGGAACCGCTATAGCCCATTGCGCCAATCCTGATCCTCACGGTCGAACAGCCGATTGGCCTCGACCGGTCCCCAGGAACCGGCCGGATAGGTGTGGATGAAGTCGCGCTCGGTCGCCCAGAGCTTGAGCACCGGATCGACCACCCGCCAGGCCCAGTCGACCTCGTCATAGCGCAGGAAATGGGTGTGGTCGCCCTCGATGACATCCAGGATCAGCGCCTCATAGGCATCGATGTGCTCGGGCGGCAGCACGCAACTGCTGGCATCCATGCGCTCGGTCTGGGTGCGCAGTTCCAGACCCGGCTGCTTGACCTGGATCTCGAGGCGCATGCACTCGTTGGGCTGGATGTTGAGCAGCAACCAATTGGGTTCGAGCCGTTCGATCGCCGTCGACTGGAACAGCCGCTGCGGCGGATGCTTGAAGCGGATGGCGATCAGCGAGTTGGTCTGACCGAGCCGCTTGCCGGTGCGCAGATAGAAGGGCACGTTGCGCCAGCGCCAGTTGTCGATATAGAGCTTGAGCGCGGCATAGGTCTCGGTGGTGCTGTGGCGCCCGATGCCGGATTCGTCGAGATACCCGGCGAGCCGGTTGTCACCCGCGCGCCCCGGCCCGTACTGGGCGCGAAACGCCTGCGCATGGACCGCCTCGCGCGCAATGGGCCGGATCGAGCGCAGCACCTTGACCTTCTCGTCGCGCAAGGCCTCGGCGTCCAGGCTCGGCGGCGGCTCCATGGCCACCAGCGCCAGCATCTGCAACAGATGGCTCTGGATCATGTCGCGCAGGGCGCCGACCCCATCGTAGAAACCGGCCCGGTCCTCGATCCCGCGCGACTCGGCGTGCGTGATCTGGACGTGGTCAATGTAGTTGCGGTTCCACAGGGGTTCGAGCATCAGATTGGCGAAGCGGAACACCAGAATGTTCTGCACCGTGCTCTTGCCCAGATAGTGATCGATACGATAGATCTGCTCCTCGTCGAAGCGACGGCGCAGCTGGCGATCCAGAATCTTGGCGCTCTCCAGGTCGAAGCCGAACGGCTTCTCGACCACCAGCCGTGACCAGCCCTCCTGTTCCAGATGCAGATCCTGCGCGGCCAGCGACTCGACGATGGTGGCGTAATGGCGTGGCGCCACGGCCAGATAGGTGAGTCGATTGGCCGGAAAGCCTTCCTCGCCCCGCAGACGCGCGGCCAGCGAGGCGACGTCCTCGGGCCGCTCCAGATCGCCGCCGACGAAGTGCAGCCGTTCGCGCAGACGCTGTGACACCGCGCCGTCCAGCCGACTGGCCAGGCGCTGGCTCAGGATCTCGGCCACCCGCTCGCGCCAGTCCTCGTCGGACCAGTCGCGCCGGCCGAAACCGACCACGCGGCTCTCGGGATGCAGACGCCCAGCGGCTTCGAGATGATAGAGCGCGGGCAGCAGCTTGTAGGCCGCCAGATTGCCCGTGGCCCCAAAGATCAGCAGTGTGCAGGGTTCCATCATCGGCCAGTTACCTCGATCCGGATCAAGTGTGCTAACGTGATGTCTTTCATGGGGTCTCCTCCCTTCACCTATGGCCGCCCGCGCCAACGCGCCCAGAACGAAACACACCGCATGGAGTCGTCATTCAGCCCCTTTGCCTTCCCGGCGCTCGAACCTGAGCGTCTGCGAATCCTCGTCGCCAGCAGCGAGGCGCATCCCCTGATCAAGACCGGTGGACTGGCGGATGTTTCCGCCAGTCTGCCGGCAGCATTGCGCCAGCTCGGCCATGACGCGCGGCTCGTCATTCCGGGCTATCCGCTCGCCATGCGTCAGCTGCGCGAGCCAAAGCCCTTGGGTGAGATCCGTGTCCCAGGCTACCGGACGGCCATCCGGCTGGTCGAGGGACGCCATCCCGATCACGACCTGCCGGTCTATCTGGTCGACGCGCCCGAGTATTTCGCGCGCGAGGGCAACCCCTACTGTGATCCGACCGGGCGCGACTGGGGCGACAATCCCGACCGCTTCATGCTGTTCTGCCGGGTGCTGGCGCTGATGGCGCAGGGGTTGCCGGCGATCGGCTGGCGCCCGGACGTGTTCCATGGCAACGACTGGCAGACCGGACTGGCTCCGACCCTGTTGCAGGAGGCGCCCTGGTCGCCGGCGCGCGTCTTCACCATCCATAATCTGGCTTATCAGGGACTCTTCGACCGCGCCACCTTCGATCGGCTGGAGCTGCCCCCGGCGCTGTGGAATCTGGCCGGACTGGAGTTCCACCAGCGCCTGTCCTTCATCAAGGGCGGCATCGTGTTCTCGGAACGCATCAACACCGTCAGTCCCACCTATGCCGAGGAAGTGCGCACGGCGCGCTTCGGCTGCGGACTCGACGGACTGTTGCGTCAGATCGGACAGCGCTTCAGCGGCATCCTCAACGGCATCGACTATCAGGTCTGGAATCCGGCCGGCGACCCGCTCATCCTCCAGAACTATGACGCCGAACGCTTCGGACTCAAGACCGAGAACAAACTCGACGTGCAGCGCGAACTGGGCCTGCCGCGCAGTGAGGATGCCTTCGTGCTCGGCTATGTCGGGCGGCTGGTCGAACAGAAGGGCGTGGACCTGATCCAGGCGATCCTGCCCGAGCTGCTGCAAGACCCACGGGTGCAGGTCATGATCCTGGCCTCGGGCGAGCGTCGCAGCGAACAGGCGCTGCTGGAGCTGGCCGCCGCCAATCCGCGTCAGATCGGCGTCTACATCGGCTATGACGAGACCCGCGCCCATCGCATCGAGGCCGGCTGTGACGCCTTCCTGATGCCCTCGCGCTTCGAGCCCTGCGGCCTCAATCAGATCTACAGTCTGAGATACGGAACGCCGCCGATCGTGCATCGCACGGGCGGACTGGTGGACACAGTGGTGCCGGCCACGCCGGAGAATCTGGCGAAGGGGACGGCCACGGGGTTCGTCTTCGACGAGCCGACACCGGCGGCCCTGCTCGGCGCCGTCCGCTGGGCGATGCGACTCTACCGCGACGACCCCGACGGCTGGCGCCGCCTGGCCGTCACCGGCATGTCACAGGACTTCAGTTGGGAGTCGAGCGCGCGCCGTTACATCGAACTCTACAACGACGCGATCGCCGATCGGATGGCGCTGGAGCACGCCCGCTCGGCGTGACTGGGGCTCAGGCCGCCTGGGCGGGGATGGAATCGCCGGTACGGATGACGCGGTTGTGCTCGTTGAGATAGACGAGGCGCGGCTTGAAGACGTCGGCCTCGGCCTCGGTCATGACGGCATAGGCGCAGATGATGATGCAGTCGCCGGGCGCAGCCTTGTGGGCCGCCGCGCCATTGACCGAGAACACGCGCGAACCGGCCTCGGCACGGATGGCATAGGTGGTGAAGCGCTCGCCGTTGGTGACGTTGTAGATCTGGATCTGCTCGTATTCACGAATCCCGGCCAGGTCCAGCAGTTCCTCGTCGATGGCGCAGGAACCCTCGTAATCCACTTCCGAATGCGTCACGCGCGCGCGATGGAGCTTGCACTTCAGCAAGGTCAGATGCATTTGACTCGATCCTCTCAATGGCCGCTCGGCCTGGGTCTTCAAAAACGTCGATGAAGACTATTGTATTTCAGTTGGCGTAAGTCTACAGCAGGCGTTGCTGCAATGCAGCAACATCGATCAATCCAGATTGACGCGCCGATTGTCGATCAGCCGCGCCCGCCCGAGATAGGCCGCCGCCAGAATGACCAGAGCACGATCCTCGGGACCGGCCGGAGCCAGATCCTCGGCACGGCGCACACTCAGATAATCCGGCCGCAGTCCCGCCGCCGCCAGCGCGTTCAGCCCCGTCTGCTCGGCGCGTTCGACCGGCTCGCCGGCGCGCAGCGCCTCGGCGGTCGTCTTCAGCACCTGATACAGCGCCGGCGCCAGCCCCCGTTCCTCGGGCGTCAGATAGCCGTTGCGCGAACTCATCGCCAGATCATCGGACTCGCGCGCGGTCGGTACGCCAACGACCTCGACCGGCAACGCCAGATCCTCGACCAGACGGCGGATCACCAGCAGTTGCTGGAAATCCTTCTCGCCGAAGAGCGCGACATCGGGCTGGACCATGTTGAGCAGCTTGCAGACCACGGTCGCCACGCCGACGAAGTGCCCAGGCCGGCTCGCGCCGCAGAGGATGTCCGAGATCCCCGGCACCTCGACCCGCGCATGGGTGTCCTGACCGCGCGGATAGATCTCGCGCACGCTCGGGGTGAACAGCAGGTCGCAGCCGGTCTCACCGAGCTGGCGACGGTCGGCCTCGAGCGTGCGCGGGTAGGCGTCCAGATCCTCGCCCGGGCCGAATTGCAGCGGATTGACGAAGATGCTCGCCACCACCCGGTCGGCGCGGGCGCGGCCCTCGCGCACCAGACTCAGATGGCCGGCGTGCAGATTGCCCATGGTCGGCACGAAGGCGATCCGCTCGCCGGCCGCGCGCCAGGCGCGAACCTGTGCGCGCAACTCGGCGACGCGTTCGACTTGGATCAGGCTTGATGGAGCGTGCGCTGTACTCGGCATGGTCTCGATCTCTCTATCCACCGGCTCAATAGGGTGTCTCGGCCGCAGCGGGGAAGCTCCCGTCACGCACCGCCGCCACATAAGCGGCCACCGCCTCACCGATCGACCCGCACCCCGGCATGAAGTCACGGCTGAAGCTCGGCGGACGACCGGGGTTCAACCCGAGCATGTCGTGCAGCACCAGCACCTGACCATCGCACCCGGCGCCGGCGCCGATGCCGATCACCGGGATACTGAGCGACCGGCTGATCTCGCCGGCGAGCGCCGCCGGCACGCATTCGAGCACCAGCAGGCTGGCGCCCGCCTCTTCCATCACCCGCGCCTCGCGCCGGATGCGCTCGGCGGACGTCTCGTCGCGCCCCTGGAACCGATAGCCCCCGAGCCGATTGACCGACTGCGGCAGCAGTCCCAGATGGGCGCAGACCGGAACGCCCTGCTCGGACAGACGGCGCACGGTCTCGGCCAGCCACTCGCCGCCCTCCAGCTTGACGACCTGGGCGCCGCCCTCCTGCATCAGCCGCGCGGCACTGTCGAGCGCGCGCTCGGGCGTGGCCGCCGCCATGAACGGCAGATCGACCACCAGCAGCGCCCGCTCTCGCCCGCGCGCCACCGAGGCGCCGTGATAGGCCATCTGCTCGACCGTCACCGGCACCGTGGTCGCGTGTCCCTGCAACACCATCCCCAATGAATCCCCGACCAGCAGCAGATCGACACCCGCGCGGTCGAGCAGACGCGCGAAACAGGCGTCGTAACAGGTCAGACTGGCGATCCGCTCGCCACGCGCCTTCATGGCGGCCAGCGTGGCGACGGACACAGGTGCAACGGACATCGTCGACTCCGGAATGCTAGAGGGGGATGGATCGCGTCAGCCGGCGGACTCGCCGCTCGAACCGGACGGCTTGCGACGGCGGCGCGGACGGCGCTTGCGGCGCGCGCCCGGCTCGGTCATGCGGGCGCGCTCCTGGCTGCTCGCGTCCTGGAAGCGCGTCCACCAGGCCGCCAGCTCGGGATCGGCCTCGCCGGCCTCGGCGCGCAGCACCAGAAAATCATAGGCTGCACGGAAACGCGGATGGGTCATGAGCCGATAGGGCCGCTTGCCGTCGCGCTGCTCCAGACGCGGCTGCAAGGCCCAGATCTCGCGCATCGGCAGCGAGAAGCGCTTGGGGATGGCCACCAGCGGCTGCTGATCGACGCAGATCTCGGAGGAGGCCAGCAGGATCGCCTCGATGGACGCCATGCCATGCGCGACCAGTTCCTCCCAGCGCCGCCGCACCGGCTCCCACAGCAGAATGGCATAGAGAAAGGCCGGCGTGATCGGCTTGTCCTCGGCCAGACGCTTGTCGGTATTGGTCAGGCCGCGACTGACGAAGGTGATCGGAAAATCGTGATCCTCGCGCGCCAGACAGGCCTCGGTCGCCGGGAACAGATGGCCGAAGAGTCCGTAGTGACGCAGCTTCTCGAACACCTCCAGCCCATAGCCGGAATGGAACAGCTTGAGCAGCTCGTCGAACAGGCGCGCGGCCGGAATGTCGCGCAACAGATGGCCCAGCTCGAACAGCGGCCGTTCGGTCGCCGGCTCGATGGTGAAGCCCAGCTTGCAGGCGAAGCGCACGGCGCGCAGCATCCGCACCGGATCTTCGCGATAGCGCTTGACCGGATCGCCGATCAGCCGCAGTCGGCCGGCGCGCAGATCATCGATCCCACCGGCATAGTCGATCAGGGCGAAATCGGCAATGTCGTAATAGAGCGCGTTGATGGTGAAATCGCGCCGCAGGGCATCTTCCTCGATACTGCCGTAGATGTTGTCGCGCACGATCAGACCGTCGCGCATCTGGCGATCGGCGTCTTCGCCGTCGTCCGAGCCGCTGCCACGGAAGGTCGCGACCTCGATGATGTCGCGACCGAAATGCACATGGGCCAGCCGGAACCGGCGCCCGATCAGGCGACAGTTGCGAAACACCTGCCGCACCTGTTCGGGCGTGGCGTCGGTGGCGACGTCGAAGTCCTTGGGCTCATGGCCCAGGAGCAGATCGCGCACCCCGCCGCCCACCAGGTGGGCCTGGAAGTTCTCCTGCCGGAGCCGATAGAGCACGCGCAGCGCCTGCTCGCTGATGTTGGCGCGCGAGATGTTGTGCTCGGGACGCGGCACCACGCGGGGCTGGCCGGGACGAATCGGAGCGGAATGAGGGTCGGAATCCTGCATGGATGTCTTCGTGGATGGTCCTTGTCATCGATCGTTCAAAAGCCGCTTGTCTAACGCGGCGAGCTGCGTATAATACGCCATTCTTGAACGATGTACCGCTCTCTTCGTCTAGTGGTTAGGACGCTGGCCTCTCACGCCGGTAACAGGGGTTCGAATCCCCTAGAGAGCGCCAAATTCAGAATCAAGGGCTTGGATGAAAATCCAGGCCCTTTTTTCATGCCCGGAAAATCTCCAGGCCGCAATGCAGACGTCGCCTCGGCACAAACGAAAACGGCACCGATAGCCAAGGCTATCAGTGCCGTTCGGACCTGCTCTCGACCGGCGGATCCGCCGGAGCGAATGGGCGATCGAGACGCGGGAGGTCTTACTGCCAGCCGAGACCGACCGAGAAGACGACCGCGTGGACGGCGATGGCCAGGAGCAGCAGGGCGTAGAAGATGGGCATCAGCCAGGTAGCCGGGTTCACGACCAGCCAGATCTTCCAATCGTCTTCGGGGTTACGCGGCTTTGCGACGTTGCTCATTGCATTGACCTCTCAAAGAAGGTTAAGACCGTTTTACCACCAAGGATTGGCGGCGATGACGAACAGGTGAGCCAGAGCGGCCAGACCGACGAACGCGGTGTAGGTCACTTTGAACTGCTCGTGGAATTCTTTGGCCTGCTGATCGGTAAGACCGGAAAGACTTGCCATGGACTTGGTCTCCATTGTGGGTTTGGCGTTGCCGCCGCCCTTGGTTTGGGCAGCCGGTTTTTTCTGTTCAGCCACTGAGTTGATGACTCCGAAGGAAATCGAATACTACCGCCTTCGTGACGCGCGGATGGAGGCGCGAATACTGTCTGCGCGGCCTCGCTCGAATCGCTGCTGCTTGGCTTCGAGACGTTCCGCTGCGCGGCAGGTGTCATCTTAGCTTGACACCGAGCAATGTCAACAGGAATTTACAAAAATCTTCTCAGGGGATACCCAGCCATTTGTGTGTCTGGAGACTCAGACGCCAGCGCGGACGGGCCTTGCAGTAGTCGACTGCCAGACGAGTATTCGCGTTGCTTTGCGGCCCATCCATGGGTTGCAGGAAGAAGTGCCGGAAGCCCAGCCCCTCGAACCGCTCGGGTTCCAGACCGGGCTGCGGGTAGATCAGCTTGAGTTCGTCGCCCTCGATCAATACTGTGGTTGCCCCCGCCTTGGGGCTGACACAGATCCAGTCGAGACCCGGCGGTGCCGGGCGGGTGCCGTTGGTCTCGACCGCGACCTCGAAGCCGCTCCCGTGCAGCGCGTCGATCAGCGGGGCGTCGAGTTGCAGCAGCGGCTCGCCGCCGGTGCAGACGACATAGGGCCGATCGCTCGCATCGGCGCCGGCTCCGGTCGGCCAGAGGGCGCGGAGGTGCTCGGCCAGCACGTCGGCATCGCGATACCGTCCGCCACCCTCCCCGTCAGTACCGCGAAAGTCGGTGTCGCAGAAACGGCAGATGGCGCGGTCGCGGTCCTGCTCACGCCCCGACCAGAGGTTACAGCCGCTGAAGCGGCAGAACACCGCCGCGCGCCCGGCCTGAGCGCCCTCCCCTTGCAGGGTGTAAAAGCTTTCCTTGACCCAGTAGCTCATGTCGGCAGCGCCGGACCCAGCTCGCCCCAGCACAGCGAGGCGCCGCAACCGGGCGTCGGTTGCAGATCGATGCGGTCGAGTTCGGGGAGATCGTCTTGGATGCGCTCGCGGATCCAGCGGATCAGGCTGCCCGGATCGGCCGCTTCCAGCCCGTCGAGCGCGTCGAGTCGGTGATGGTCGAGCCGGTCGTAGAGCGGCTTGAACAGGCGCTTGACATCGCCATAGTCGACCGTCCAGCCAAGCACCTGATCCAGCGGCGCGGTCAGGTGCAGCCTCAGCAGATAGCTGTGTCCATGCAGGCGCCGCCGCGCGTCGCCCTCGGGCGACCGCTCCAGACGCAACGCGGCCTCGAAGCGCTGTTCCTTCCAGATGCGATAGTGGGCGCCGTCGAAATGACAGCCGGCGGTCGCGGTCTCGTAGACCGTGACCCAGGACAGCGCCGGCAGTTCGGGCTTGAGCCGCGACCAGATCCAGCTCGACAGCCGCTCGCTGGTCGGATTCTCCAGACCGGGGATGTCGTTGAGACAGACCTGATGCAGCTCATCGTGCAGCGGCGTCCAGAGCGCGGCGAGCCGGTCGAAGTCGATGCCCATGTCCTGTCCGCCGAGATCCTGATCGGCGTGGAGGATGACCTCGAATCCGTGTCCATGCATCCGCCCACAGGGATGCCCTTCGGGCACGTTCGGCAACCGATGGGCCGACTCGAAGCGGAAGCGGCGCCAGAGATGAGCGTGGTCGGCGCCGTCGAGATCCGCGCCCTGATCGCGCGTGCTCTGGATACCGACGGAAGCGATACCGGGCACGTCGAGCCGGTCGCGCACCCAACGTGCCAGATTCTCGTCGGTCGGGATCGGCAGGATCGCATTGAGATCACGGTAGTCGAGCGGCTCGACGCAGCATGCGAGCGCGGCCTGAAGGTCGTCACTCTCGGCGCCAGGAAAACCGGCCCAGCCCAACGGTAGCTCGGCACGCACCTGCGCCAGAAAACTGTGACCATGCAGACGCCGGCAGCGATGCCCCTCGGGCAGGATGTCGACCCGACATGCCGCTTCGAAGGGGACGGCGGCGAGATGGAAGAGCCGGGCATTCATGCGCTCACCTCGAAACCTGAGAGCAACGGGTCGGCGACCCCGGCCTCGGCGAAGCCCTTGGCGCGTAACTGACAGGAGTCGCAGGCGCCGCAGGGCCGGCCGCCTGAACCGGGATCATAGCAACTGCTGGTCAGACCATAGTCGACCCCGAGCGCCAGCCCGGTACGGATGATCTCGGCCTTGCTCATCTCGATCAATGGAGCATGGATGCGATAGCGCTGACGCCCCTCGACACCGGCGGCCGTGGCCAGATTGGCCAGCTGTTCGAAGGCGGCGATGTACTCGGGCCGGCAGTCCGGATAGCCCGAATAGTCGAGCGCATTGACCCCGATGAAGATGTCACTCGCCTCCAGCACCTCGGCCCAGGCGAGCGCGAAGGAGAGGAAGACGGTGTTGCGCGCCGGCACATAGGTCACCGGGATGTCAGACTCCATCTCGCGTGGATCACGCCCCTTGGGCACCGCGAGATCCGCCGTCAGGGCCGAGCCGCCGAAGCGGCGCAGATCGATCTCGGCGATCACATGCTCGGTCACGCCCATGGATTCGGCCACGCGCGCGGCGGCCTCCAGCTCGACGGCGTGACGCTGACCATAGCGGAAGGAGAGCGCGTGCGGCACGAAGCCCTCGGCGCGGGCGATGGCGAGCGCCGTGGTCGAATCCAGACCGCCGCTCAGAAGGACGACCGCCGGTTTCATCGCTCGACCTCGCGCACTGGAGCACGCGCGCACTTGGCGTCGACCGCCGGATTGGGCGACACTTTGGCCACCCATCCCTCTCTGGTATAGGAATGATGCAGGAACATCGAATCAAACTCTGGGATCTTCCGACCCGTCTCTTTCACTGGTTGCTGGTGGTGCTGGTGGTGTCCGCCTTCGCGACCGGGCTGACGGGCGGACGCTGGATCGACTGGCATGGCTGGATCGGACAGGCCATCTTCGGATTGATCATCTTTCGTCTCGTCTGGGGCTTCATCGGTTCGACCTATGCCCGCTTCAGCCAGTTCGTGCACGGCCCCAAGACCATGCTCGTCTATCTGCGCGGACGCTGGCACGGCATGGGGCACAATCCGCTGGGCGGGATCTCAGTGATGGTGCTGCTGGCGCTGATGCTGTTCCAGAGTCTGACCGGGCTCTTCGCCACCGACGACATCGCCTTCTCCGGGCCGCTCAAGTCACTGGTCTCCAGCGAGACGAGCGTCTGGCTCAGCAGTCTGCACCGTCAGGCCATCTGGATCATCGGTGGCTTCGTCGGCCTGCATGTGCTGGCGACACTTTTCCATACCTGGGTGCGTGGTGACAACCTGATCCGGCCCATGCTCACCGGTTACAAGATGACCCGCGAGCCGATGGCGCACTCGGCCAAGGGTGGTGGACTGCTCGCGTTCGTGCTGGCGCTCGCCATCACGGCCGGCGCGGTCTGGATCGCCAATGGCGGACTGCTGTCGCCTCCGCCACCCGCGCCGACGGGAAGCGTACCGGATTGGTGACGAACGCAAAAAGGCCGCCCGATTCTTCTTGGGCGGCCTTCTGCATGATCGGGTGCGGATCTCTAACGACGATTCCCCACCGAGTAAGCCGGCATCGCTACGCTCTGCCTGTCCCACTCTTTTCGGGAAATCGCCCCGGGATCACTTGGCCCGATACTTCTCGTGGCACGATTTGCAC
The sequence above is drawn from the Allochromatium vinosum DSM 180 genome and encodes:
- a CDS encoding cytochrome b/b6 domain-containing protein — protein: MMQEHRIKLWDLPTRLFHWLLVVLVVSAFATGLTGGRWIDWHGWIGQAIFGLIIFRLVWGFIGSTYARFSQFVHGPKTMLVYLRGRWHGMGHNPLGGISVMVLLALMLFQSLTGLFATDDIAFSGPLKSLVSSETSVWLSSLHRQAIWIIGGFVGLHVLATLFHTWVRGDNLIRPMLTGYKMTREPMAHSAKGGGLLAFVLALAITAGAVWIANGGLLSPPPPAPTGSVPDW